Proteins from a single region of Hordeum vulgare subsp. vulgare chromosome 6H, MorexV3_pseudomolecules_assembly, whole genome shotgun sequence:
- the LOC123402440 gene encoding plasmodesmata-located protein 6-like: MAARATATFLSVLSLLLLRAGADDDSAFVYAGCSQGRYDAGTQYESGVDSVLTSLANSAPYAPYANITSPSALPPVAGLYQCRSDLAAAVCTGCVRSAISRLSSLCSWSAGGAVQLRSCFVRYGNDSFVGKPNTAVLFKKCGGSPGDAGGAAMRDSALGGLASSVAPAGGGYRAGGAGGVQAMSQCVGDLDAKACSDCVSAAAAQLKAGCGYATAGEVYLGKCYARFWSNGGGFVSGAAGFVPRMHGKQACKYYFGLS; encoded by the exons ATGGCTGCCcgcgccacggcaacgttcctctcCGTCCTCTCCCTGCTCCTGCTCCGCGCCGGCGCCGACGACGACTCGGCGTTCGTGTACGCCGGCTGCTCGCAGGGGCGCTACGACGCCGGGACGCAGTACGAGTCGGGCGTGGACTCCGTGCTCACATCCCTCGCCAACAGCGCGCCCTACGCCCCCTACGCCAACATCACTTCCCCCTCGGCGTTACCCCCCGTGGCCGGCCTCTACCAGTGCCGCTCCGACCTCGCGGCCGCCGTCTGCACCGGCTGCGTGCGCTCCGCCATCTCCAGGCTCTCCTCCCTCTGCTCCTGGTCCGCCGGCGGCGCCGTGCAGCTGCGCTCGTGCTTCGTGCGCTACGGGAACGACTCCTTCGTCGGGAAGCCGAACACTGCCGTGCTCTTCAAGAAGTGCGGCGGCTCGCCCGGGGACGCCGGCGGCGCCGCCATGAGGGACTCGGCTCTCGGAGGGCTCGCGTCGTCGGTGGCGCCAGCAGGGGGAGGCTACCGCGCCGGCGGAGCGGGCGGCGTGCAGGCCATGTCGCAGTGCGTGGGGGACCTCGACGCCAAGGCGTGCTCCGACTGCGTCTCCGCCGCGGCCGCGCAGCTCAAGGCCGGGTGCGGCTACGCCACCGCCGGCGAAGTGTACCTCGGCAAGTGCTACGCGCGCTTCTGGTCCAACGGTGGCGGCTTCGTCAGCGGCGCCGCCGGATTTGTGCCGCGCATGCACG GCAAGCAGGCATGTAAGTACTACTTTGGATTAAGTTAA